A single genomic interval of Streptomyces sp. BA2 harbors:
- a CDS encoding TetR/AcrR family transcriptional regulator, with translation MTTTARRGRPRGEGTDARILAAAHELLLERGYEGYSIDEVAQRAKVAKTTLYRRWPTKDHLIVAVVAKIQDDVPVTDTGDIRHDLVAYLEAIAAGLDRMRRVGASADGPSAGLVAELVAAAARHADVGQAVRAVFARRNALPLALLETARARGDLKADAQPTLIFDGLAGAVYYRLLITGEPFGGDYASRLVDQVLAGALAPTPRAERS, from the coding sequence ATGACCACCACTGCCCGGCGCGGCCGCCCCCGGGGGGAAGGCACAGACGCCCGCATCCTCGCGGCGGCGCACGAACTGCTCCTGGAGCGCGGGTACGAGGGCTACTCGATCGACGAGGTCGCCCAGCGGGCCAAGGTCGCCAAGACCACGCTCTACCGGCGCTGGCCCACCAAGGACCACCTCATCGTCGCCGTCGTCGCCAAGATCCAGGACGACGTCCCGGTGACGGACACCGGAGACATCCGGCACGACCTCGTCGCGTATCTCGAAGCCATCGCGGCGGGCCTGGACCGCATGCGCCGGGTCGGCGCCTCGGCGGACGGCCCGTCGGCCGGCCTGGTCGCGGAACTCGTCGCGGCCGCCGCCCGCCATGCGGACGTGGGCCAGGCCGTACGGGCGGTCTTCGCCCGCCGCAACGCACTGCCGCTCGCACTCCTGGAGACCGCGCGGGCACGCGGCGACCTGAAGGCCGACGCTCAACCGACCCTGATCTTCGACGGGTTGGCGGGCGCGGTCTATTACCGCCTGCTGATCACCGGCGAGCCCTTCGGCGGCGACTATGCCTCCCGCCTCGTCGACCAGGTCCTGGCCGGAGCCCTTGCACCGACCCCGCGCGCCGAACGAAGCTGA
- a CDS encoding putative quinol monooxygenase: MNKTLLAEFTARDGAKDEVARLLLDYAKKVREEEGNLAFDIYTKASSPRAYWIFEMYRDEDAFQEHLKAPYGGPFNTALAPLIEEDASVLTFLDPVT; encoded by the coding sequence ATGAACAAGACCCTGCTCGCCGAGTTCACCGCCCGCGACGGTGCAAAGGACGAGGTCGCCCGCCTGCTCCTTGACTACGCCAAGAAGGTGCGCGAGGAGGAAGGCAACCTCGCCTTTGACATCTACACCAAGGCGTCAAGCCCGCGTGCCTACTGGATCTTCGAGATGTACCGGGACGAGGACGCCTTCCAGGAGCATCTGAAGGCCCCGTACGGTGGCCCGTTCAACACCGCACTCGCCCCGCTGATCGAGGAGGACGCCTCGGTGCTGACCTTCCTCGATCCGGTGACCTGA
- a CDS encoding ABC transporter permease — translation MTATTTPPDTSAPYAGLKAPTTGRRLLTAPTTGPLVALLLACAFFSSSNDQFLTGGNFSLIVQQVMVVGTLAIGQTLIILTAGIDLSCGAVMAFGSIVIAKMAAEGSLPPLLAIALGIAVCGGFGLLNGLLVQKIPLPPFIVTLGMLNVAFALTHIYSEEQTISSLPGPLTALGQTFPLGNTDITYGSLLTIALFLFLAYALSSTSWGRHVYARGNSQEAARLNGIRTSRLTIGIYTVAGLLYGIAALLLISRTGVGDPQAGQTDNLDSITAVVLGGTSLFGGRGSVLGTFIGVLIVGVFRNGLQLMGVASTYQTLITGVLVILAVTVDQISRKKTR, via the coding sequence ATGACAGCCACGACCACACCTCCGGACACGTCCGCGCCGTACGCCGGGCTCAAAGCGCCGACCACGGGCCGCAGACTGCTCACGGCACCGACCACCGGCCCCCTGGTCGCCCTCCTCCTGGCCTGTGCCTTCTTCTCCTCCTCGAACGACCAGTTCCTCACCGGCGGGAACTTCTCACTGATCGTGCAGCAGGTGATGGTCGTCGGCACCCTCGCCATCGGCCAGACCCTGATCATCCTCACGGCGGGCATCGACCTGTCGTGCGGTGCCGTGATGGCGTTCGGCAGCATCGTGATCGCCAAAATGGCCGCCGAGGGTTCCCTGCCCCCGCTCCTCGCCATCGCGCTCGGCATAGCCGTCTGCGGCGGATTCGGGCTGCTCAACGGGCTGTTGGTGCAAAAGATCCCGCTGCCGCCGTTCATCGTCACCCTCGGCATGCTCAACGTGGCGTTCGCGCTGACCCACATCTACTCCGAGGAGCAGACGATCAGCAGCCTGCCCGGGCCGCTGACTGCCCTCGGGCAGACCTTCCCGCTCGGCAACACCGACATCACCTACGGCTCCCTGCTCACCATCGCCCTGTTCCTCTTCCTCGCGTATGCGCTGAGCAGCACCAGTTGGGGCCGGCACGTGTACGCCCGGGGCAACAGCCAGGAAGCGGCGCGCCTGAACGGCATCCGCACCTCCCGTCTGACCATCGGCATCTACACCGTGGCAGGCCTCCTTTACGGCATCGCAGCCCTGCTGCTCATCTCCCGCACCGGAGTGGGCGATCCGCAGGCCGGCCAGACCGACAACCTCGACAGCATCACCGCTGTGGTCCTCGGCGGCACCAGCCTCTTCGGCGGACGCGGATCGGTCCTGGGCACGTTCATCGGCGTCCTCATCGTCGGTGTGTTCCGCAACGGCCTGCAGCTGATGGGCGTCGCCTCCACATACCAGACGCTGATCACCGGGGTCCTGGTGATCCTCGCGGTGACCGTCGACCAGATCTCCCGGAAGAAGACCCGATGA
- a CDS encoding GH32 C-terminal domain-containing protein: MSSGRVPRHARIRMIAAVATVCALTAAPLAPQAVAADTSPYSETYRPQFHFTPKKNWMNDPNGLVYYKGEYHLFYQYNPNGNSWGDMSWGHTVSKDLVRWKELPLALSHDDKEAVFSGSAVVDWNNTTGFGTKKNPPMVAIYTSAYKDTGIQAQSLAYSTDRGRTWTKYKGNPVIDLGSKEFRDPKVQWHAPTKSWLMTVSLSTEHKVQFYSSKNLKDWKLLSDFGPAGATGGVWECPDLFPLPVDGDKKRTKWVLVVNINPGGIAGGSAAQYFVGDFDGKKFTADDKGTYTPPAGTVTQDFEGTDFGKWTTTGTAFGDKPAAGAVAGQGKVTGYDGTGLANSFHGGDGATGILTSPEFTVDSKYLNFKVGGGRHPHKPGTVLEQGDPPTGTVLADFEGGSYGDWTTTGDAFGSAPATGTLPNQQEVSGFLGGGLVNTFRDGDSTTGTLTSPEFTIDKDYVNFLVGGGNHPAGSENPTAVELLIDGQVVHSATGKDAEALNWASWDVKDLVGKKARIRIVDDHTGGWGHLNVDHIMLSDTKARPLSQETSVNLVVDGKVVQSATGSHSETLDWASFDMRPYTGKEARIQLVDMNTAGMGHLLADRFTTADAPAKSVVQRADWADYGKDYYAAVSWENAPGDKRHMIGWMNNWEYGGSIPTSPWRGAQSVPRQMALRTVNGRIQLTSEPVDSLASLRQERPAKADDVTLKSTSKPLTGPAAKGRALDIEATFSLKDAERFGLKVRTGADGEETVIGYDTTTQELYVDRTNSGAVEFSDAFPGVQRAPLKAKNGKVKLRILVDWSSVEVFGGSGEAVITDQIFPDPDSQGVQVFAENGSVKLDRARVWHLNSYRD, encoded by the coding sequence ATGAGCTCTGGACGAGTACCCCGGCATGCCCGAATCCGGATGATCGCGGCGGTGGCAACCGTCTGTGCCCTGACCGCAGCCCCGTTGGCCCCCCAGGCCGTGGCTGCCGACACCTCGCCGTACTCCGAGACCTACCGGCCCCAGTTCCACTTCACCCCGAAGAAGAACTGGATGAACGACCCCAACGGCCTCGTGTACTACAAGGGCGAGTACCACCTCTTCTACCAGTACAACCCCAACGGCAACTCGTGGGGCGACATGTCCTGGGGCCACACGGTGAGCAAGGACCTCGTACGCTGGAAGGAACTTCCGCTCGCCCTGTCGCACGACGACAAGGAAGCGGTGTTCTCCGGCAGCGCGGTCGTCGACTGGAACAACACGACCGGGTTCGGCACCAAGAAGAACCCGCCCATGGTGGCGATCTACACCAGCGCCTACAAGGACACGGGCATACAGGCGCAGTCGCTCGCCTACAGCACCGACCGTGGCCGCACCTGGACCAAGTACAAGGGCAATCCCGTCATCGACCTCGGCTCCAAGGAGTTCCGCGACCCCAAGGTCCAGTGGCACGCGCCGACCAAGAGCTGGCTGATGACGGTATCGCTGTCCACCGAGCACAAGGTGCAGTTCTACTCGTCCAAGAACCTCAAGGACTGGAAGCTGCTCAGCGACTTCGGGCCGGCCGGCGCGACGGGCGGAGTGTGGGAGTGCCCCGACCTGTTCCCCCTCCCGGTCGACGGCGACAAGAAGAGAACCAAGTGGGTGCTGGTCGTCAACATCAACCCCGGCGGCATCGCCGGAGGTTCGGCCGCTCAGTACTTCGTCGGCGACTTCGACGGCAAGAAGTTCACCGCCGACGACAAGGGCACGTACACCCCGCCGGCCGGCACGGTGACGCAGGACTTCGAGGGCACGGACTTCGGCAAGTGGACCACCACCGGCACCGCGTTCGGCGACAAACCGGCCGCCGGGGCGGTGGCAGGACAGGGGAAGGTCACCGGCTACGACGGCACGGGCCTCGCCAACAGCTTCCACGGCGGTGACGGCGCCACCGGCATCCTCACCTCGCCCGAGTTCACCGTCGACAGCAAGTACCTGAACTTCAAGGTCGGCGGCGGACGGCACCCGCACAAACCCGGCACGGTCCTCGAGCAGGGAGACCCGCCCACGGGTACGGTCCTCGCCGACTTCGAAGGCGGCAGCTACGGCGACTGGACGACGACCGGCGACGCCTTCGGCTCGGCACCGGCCACCGGCACCCTCCCCAACCAGCAGGAAGTCTCCGGATTCCTGGGCGGCGGCCTGGTCAACACCTTCCGTGACGGCGACTCCACCACAGGCACACTCACCTCACCCGAATTCACCATCGACAAGGACTACGTCAACTTCCTCGTCGGCGGCGGAAACCACCCGGCCGGCTCCGAGAACCCCACCGCCGTCGAACTCCTCATCGACGGCCAAGTGGTGCACAGCGCGACCGGAAAGGACGCCGAGGCGCTCAACTGGGCTTCCTGGGACGTCAAAGACCTCGTCGGCAAGAAGGCGCGGATCAGGATCGTCGACGACCACACCGGCGGCTGGGGTCACCTCAACGTCGACCACATCATGCTCTCCGACACCAAGGCCCGGCCCCTCTCCCAGGAAACATCCGTCAACCTGGTCGTCGACGGCAAGGTCGTGCAAAGCGCCACCGGCTCCCACAGCGAGACCTTGGACTGGGCCTCCTTCGACATGCGCCCCTACACGGGCAAGGAGGCGCGGATCCAACTCGTCGACATGAATACCGCCGGCATGGGCCACCTCCTGGCCGACCGGTTCACCACCGCCGACGCCCCCGCCAAGTCCGTTGTGCAGCGCGCCGACTGGGCCGACTACGGCAAGGACTACTACGCGGCGGTGTCCTGGGAGAACGCGCCGGGCGACAAGCGTCACATGATCGGCTGGATGAACAACTGGGAGTACGGCGGCTCCATCCCCACCTCTCCCTGGCGCGGCGCGCAGAGCGTCCCCCGGCAGATGGCCCTGCGTACCGTCAACGGCCGAATCCAGCTGACCAGCGAGCCGGTCGACAGCCTGGCGTCGCTGCGGCAGGAGCGCCCGGCGAAGGCGGACGACGTCACCCTCAAGAGCACCTCGAAGCCCCTGACCGGTCCCGCGGCCAAGGGCAGGGCACTCGACATCGAGGCGACCTTCTCCCTCAAGGACGCCGAACGCTTCGGCCTGAAGGTACGCACCGGCGCCGACGGCGAGGAGACCGTCATCGGCTACGACACCACGACGCAGGAGCTGTACGTCGACCGGACCAACTCCGGTGCCGTGGAATTCAGCGACGCCTTCCCCGGAGTCCAGAGAGCACCCCTGAAGGCCAAGAACGGCAAGGTGAAGCTGCGGATCCTCGTCGATTGGTCGTCCGTCGAGGTCTTCGGCGGGAGCGGCGAGGCAGTGATCACCGACCAGATCTTCCCCGACCCCGACAGCCAGGGCGTCCAGGTCTTCGCCGAGAACGGGTCGGTGAAGCTGGACCGGGCCCGCGTCTGGCACCTCAACTCGTACCGCGACTGA
- a CDS encoding ATP-binding cassette domain-containing protein, with protein MTAASSPVPVLQARGLVKRYGQVTAIDGADFDLMPGEVLAVIGDNGAGKTSLIKALTGAVIPDAGEIRLNGEPIAFSGPQSARAHGIETVYQDLAVAASMDIASNMFLGRELRRPGVLGSVFRMLDKKRMRQEAAEHMADLKIGLRSLTQSVETLSGGQRQAVAVARSVAWASSVVVMDEPTAALGVKESGQVLDLIRRVRDKGMPVVLISHNMPHVFEIADRIHVHRLGRRAAVIKPADYSMAEVVAIMTGALTLDASGDTVVADSEAAKAAGVQAN; from the coding sequence ATGACCGCCGCCTCCTCCCCCGTCCCCGTGCTGCAGGCCCGTGGTCTGGTCAAGCGCTACGGCCAGGTCACCGCGATCGACGGCGCCGACTTCGACCTGATGCCCGGCGAGGTGCTCGCCGTCATCGGCGACAACGGTGCCGGCAAGACCAGCCTGATCAAGGCGCTCACCGGCGCGGTGATTCCCGACGCGGGCGAGATACGCCTCAACGGCGAGCCCATCGCCTTCTCCGGCCCGCAGAGCGCACGCGCCCACGGCATCGAGACGGTCTATCAGGACCTCGCCGTTGCCGCCTCCATGGACATCGCCTCGAACATGTTCCTCGGGCGCGAGCTGCGCCGCCCCGGCGTCCTCGGCAGTGTCTTCCGGATGCTGGACAAGAAGCGCATGCGCCAGGAAGCCGCCGAGCACATGGCCGACCTGAAGATCGGTCTGCGCTCGCTCACGCAGTCGGTCGAGACTCTCTCAGGCGGACAGCGGCAGGCTGTCGCTGTCGCCCGTTCCGTCGCCTGGGCCAGCAGCGTCGTCGTCATGGACGAACCCACCGCGGCCCTCGGCGTCAAGGAGTCCGGCCAAGTCCTCGACCTCATCCGCCGCGTTCGGGACAAGGGCATGCCGGTGGTCCTGATCAGCCACAACATGCCGCACGTCTTCGAGATCGCCGACCGGATCCACGTCCACCGCCTTGGCCGGCGCGCAGCGGTGATCAAGCCCGCCGACTACTCCATGGCGGAGGTCGTCGCCATCATGACCGGCGCGCTCACACTCGACGCGTCCGGGGATACTGTCGTAGCGGATTCCGAGGCGGCAAAGGCCGCGGGAGTCCAGGCCAACTGA
- a CDS encoding thioesterase II family protein, producing MTELATTAASVIRPRPVDDPELRLFLLHHAGGSHLAYRDWAPRFPASWDICLLEAPGRGSLSQLPAHVTAPGLSAHFLDAVAPRLDVPFALFGHSMGALIAYEMTQQLAERFLPEPAWLGISSCEAPFEPAADAGPPLYTLPSPQLRNALAAMGGLPPTIIEDDDIWQLYEPRLRADFQVVGEWRPRRAGADRIAVPCSLFGGEDDAVVAPGHLMEWAAGADQLIGQHLFAGAHFYFDGLADEVVAQIVEEIDTALPGTASW from the coding sequence ATGACCGAACTCGCCACCACTGCCGCCTCTGTGATCCGCCCGCGCCCGGTCGACGACCCGGAGCTGCGGCTGTTCCTGCTGCACCACGCGGGCGGCTCGCATCTCGCCTACCGGGACTGGGCTCCGCGCTTCCCGGCCTCCTGGGACATCTGCCTTCTGGAGGCGCCCGGCCGCGGATCCCTGAGTCAGCTGCCCGCCCACGTCACCGCGCCGGGGCTGTCCGCCCATTTTCTGGATGCCGTGGCGCCGCGACTGGACGTGCCGTTCGCGCTCTTCGGACACAGCATGGGCGCCCTCATCGCGTACGAGATGACACAGCAGCTCGCCGAACGCTTCCTGCCGGAACCCGCATGGCTCGGCATCTCCTCCTGCGAGGCCCCCTTCGAGCCGGCCGCCGACGCCGGCCCACCCCTGTACACCCTGCCGTCACCGCAGCTGCGAAACGCCCTCGCGGCCATGGGCGGACTGCCCCCGACCATCATCGAGGACGACGACATCTGGCAGCTGTACGAGCCGCGGTTGCGCGCCGACTTCCAGGTGGTCGGCGAGTGGCGTCCCCGCCGGGCGGGCGCGGACCGCATCGCCGTCCCCTGCTCGCTCTTCGGCGGCGAGGACGACGCGGTGGTCGCCCCCGGCCACTTGATGGAGTGGGCCGCGGGAGCGGACCAGCTCATCGGGCAGCACCTCTTCGCGGGCGCGCACTTCTACTTCGACGGCCTGGCCGACGAGGTCGTCGCCCAGATCGTGGAGGAAATCGACACGGCCCTGCCAGGAACGGCCAGTTGGTGA
- a CDS encoding LacI family DNA-binding transcriptional regulator — protein MAANRRPTLADVAREVGVSAKTVSRVLNADGPASAQTREQVLAAVTKLGFQPNLMARNIRVGGPDTTVGLVIPDLANPFFGAVARSIEDTVRDRGLTLLMGSSADDPDRERALTDKFLARRVSVLMVVPSVGAGHAHLKTHRATGLPIVFIDRPGAGLATDSVVSSNRTGAHGGVAHLIAHGHRRIGFIGDLPAKLYTRRERLAGYRSALQEADIPYDRSLVVNAHDQRGAEAAAGQLLDRAEPPTALFAGNNIMALGIVAELARSGRKHVAVVAFDDVSLADALEPALTVVAQDPEEIGRTAAVTALARLDGDRSRARTVTVPTRLIVRGSGEQSVAAARS, from the coding sequence ATGGCAGCGAACCGCCGCCCGACCCTGGCAGACGTCGCCCGTGAAGTGGGCGTCAGCGCCAAGACCGTCTCCCGTGTCCTCAACGCGGACGGCCCCGCCTCGGCACAGACCAGGGAACAGGTACTCGCCGCCGTCACCAAACTCGGCTTCCAGCCGAACCTGATGGCCCGCAACATCCGAGTCGGCGGACCCGACACCACTGTCGGCCTTGTCATCCCCGACCTCGCCAACCCCTTCTTCGGAGCCGTCGCCAGAAGCATCGAGGACACCGTCCGAGACCGCGGCCTGACGCTTCTCATGGGCTCCTCCGCGGACGACCCCGACCGCGAGCGCGCGCTGACAGACAAGTTCCTCGCCCGCCGCGTCAGCGTTCTGATGGTCGTGCCGTCGGTCGGCGCCGGCCACGCCCACCTGAAGACCCACCGTGCGACGGGCCTGCCGATCGTCTTCATCGACCGCCCGGGGGCAGGCCTGGCCACGGACAGCGTCGTCAGCTCCAACCGCACGGGCGCTCACGGCGGCGTCGCCCATCTCATCGCCCACGGCCACCGGCGCATCGGCTTCATCGGTGACCTTCCCGCCAAGCTCTACACCCGCCGTGAACGTCTGGCGGGCTACCGCTCGGCCCTGCAGGAAGCCGATATCCCCTACGACCGCTCGCTCGTCGTCAACGCCCACGACCAGCGAGGGGCCGAAGCGGCGGCCGGACAATTGCTCGACCGGGCCGAACCGCCCACGGCCCTGTTCGCAGGCAACAACATCATGGCGCTGGGGATCGTCGCTGAACTCGCCCGGAGCGGACGCAAACACGTGGCGGTCGTCGCCTTCGACGACGTATCGCTGGCTGATGCCCTCGAACCGGCCCTGACCGTCGTCGCCCAGGACCCCGAAGAGATCGGCAGAACAGCAGCCGTGACGGCCCTGGCCCGGCTCGACGGCGACCGGTCCCGTGCTCGCACCGTCACCGTTCCCACCCGATTGATCGTCCGCGGATCGGGCGAGCAGTCCGTGGCGGCGGCCCGCAGCTGA
- a CDS encoding sugar ABC transporter substrate-binding protein yields the protein MPRTTRLPSSLLRVAALTGVAALTLTACGSGSGSSSTSAGSGKVKVGLITKTDTNPFFVKMKEGAEKAAKDNGAQLSTAAGKFDGDNAGQVTAIENMVASGVKGILITPSDSKAIVPAIAKARAKGVLVIALDTPTEPQSAVDALFATDNLDAGKRIGQYSKAAMKGKTAKIATLDLAPGVSVGVQRHNGFLQGFGIGAKDKSIVCSQDTGGDQAKGQTAMENCLQKDPDINLVYTINEPAALGAYTALKAKGREKDVLIVSVDGGCTGTRAVKDGKIAATSQQYPLKMAAQGVEAVVTYAKNGKKASGYTDTGINLITDKAQAKVASKDTSFGLKSCWG from the coding sequence ATGCCTCGCACCACTCGTCTGCCCTCCTCCCTCCTCCGAGTCGCCGCCCTCACGGGCGTGGCGGCCCTCACCCTGACGGCCTGCGGATCCGGCTCCGGATCGAGTTCCACCAGCGCCGGTTCAGGCAAAGTCAAGGTCGGCCTGATCACCAAGACGGACACCAACCCGTTCTTCGTGAAGATGAAGGAGGGCGCGGAGAAGGCCGCCAAGGACAACGGCGCCCAACTGTCCACTGCCGCAGGCAAGTTCGACGGCGACAACGCCGGGCAGGTCACCGCCATCGAGAACATGGTCGCCTCCGGCGTGAAGGGCATCCTGATCACCCCGAGCGACTCCAAGGCCATCGTGCCCGCGATCGCGAAGGCCCGCGCCAAGGGCGTCCTGGTCATCGCCCTGGACACCCCGACCGAGCCGCAGAGCGCCGTCGACGCCCTCTTCGCCACCGACAACCTCGACGCCGGCAAGCGGATCGGCCAGTACTCCAAGGCCGCCATGAAGGGCAAGACGGCGAAGATAGCCACCCTCGACCTCGCACCGGGCGTCTCCGTGGGCGTGCAACGGCACAACGGATTCCTGCAGGGCTTCGGCATCGGCGCCAAGGACAAGTCGATCGTCTGCTCGCAGGACACCGGCGGCGACCAGGCCAAGGGCCAGACCGCGATGGAGAACTGTCTCCAGAAGGACCCGGACATCAACCTCGTCTACACCATCAACGAACCGGCCGCGCTGGGCGCGTACACGGCGCTCAAGGCGAAGGGCCGGGAGAAGGACGTCCTGATCGTCTCCGTCGACGGCGGCTGCACCGGCACCCGGGCGGTCAAGGACGGCAAGATCGCCGCCACGTCCCAGCAGTACCCGCTGAAGATGGCCGCCCAGGGCGTCGAAGCGGTCGTGACGTACGCCAAGAACGGCAAGAAGGCGTCCGGTTACACCGACACGGGCATCAACCTGATCACCGACAAGGCGCAGGCCAAGGTCGCGTCCAAGGACACCTCGTTCGGCCTGAAGAGCTGCTGGGGCTGA
- a CDS encoding serine/arginine repetitive matrix protein 2 yields MSHWDAENQRWVPEGPQHGQPEYEPPPQGPSPYEPQPTPPWDATAPGPDSPHSPEPDAVVTNPQRRLVLSLIAVLMCAVLGVGTWFLVDRSSDNRPGTLPGPATPTATNSPTDEPTNETTDEPTEEPTDEPTATDSPSVSDGDPPAPGYTRVDDEAGFTVDVRNGWQRTTGDASVIYSSPDGTYFLQLFQLNGPEPTPYDSAAEAERLASQQPDFDLVSLASQGPNTDSAVYLEYTYTSNTAGHRRIMDHRATADDHAMYAVLVSAPSGARTTQSEILQNAVNSFCPTAYCPSS; encoded by the coding sequence ATGAGCCACTGGGACGCCGAGAACCAGCGCTGGGTTCCGGAAGGACCACAGCACGGGCAGCCGGAGTACGAGCCGCCGCCACAAGGGCCGTCGCCGTACGAGCCGCAGCCCACACCGCCGTGGGACGCGACCGCACCGGGCCCCGATTCTCCGCACTCACCCGAGCCCGACGCAGTGGTCACCAACCCCCAACGCCGCTTGGTCCTCAGCCTGATTGCCGTCCTCATGTGCGCGGTCCTGGGCGTCGGCACCTGGTTTCTCGTGGACCGCTCGAGCGATAACCGCCCCGGCACACTGCCGGGCCCGGCCACCCCGACGGCAACCAACAGTCCGACCGACGAGCCAACCAACGAGACGACGGACGAACCCACCGAGGAACCCACCGACGAACCCACAGCCACGGACAGCCCGTCCGTCTCCGACGGCGACCCGCCCGCCCCCGGCTACACCCGGGTCGACGACGAGGCCGGATTCACCGTCGATGTACGCAACGGCTGGCAGCGCACCACCGGCGATGCCAGCGTCATATATTCCTCACCTGACGGGACGTACTTCCTCCAGCTCTTCCAGCTCAACGGCCCGGAACCAACCCCGTACGACTCCGCCGCCGAGGCCGAGCGGCTCGCCTCGCAACAGCCCGACTTCGACCTTGTCAGCCTTGCGAGCCAGGGACCGAACACCGACTCCGCCGTCTACCTCGAATACACCTACACCAGCAACACGGCGGGCCATCGACGCATCATGGACCACCGCGCCACAGCGGACGACCACGCCATGTACGCCGTACTCGTCTCAGCCCCCTCCGGCGCAAGGACCACGCAGTCCGAGATACTGCAGAACGCCGTGAACTCCTTCTGCCCGACGGCCTACTGCCCATCCTCATGA
- a CDS encoding YrdB family protein, giving the protein MTTIALAYNPAMLLIRFLFELFALGCLGLWAWRRTPSPWRWLTVIALPVFVGWAWGAFAVSGDESRSGETDFETPGPLRLLLELSVFFGAVAALHHLEIRRVARWFLVALVVYHVLAYDRVWWLLTK; this is encoded by the coding sequence TTGACCACCATCGCTCTGGCCTACAACCCGGCCATGCTGTTGATCCGCTTCCTCTTCGAACTCTTCGCGCTGGGCTGCCTCGGTCTGTGGGCATGGCGCAGGACACCATCACCATGGCGCTGGCTCACCGTGATCGCCCTGCCCGTCTTCGTCGGCTGGGCCTGGGGCGCCTTCGCCGTGTCGGGCGACGAGTCGCGCTCGGGCGAGACCGACTTCGAGACACCGGGCCCGCTCCGGCTGCTCCTCGAACTCTCCGTGTTCTTCGGGGCGGTCGCCGCCCTCCACCATCTGGAGATCCGCCGCGTCGCCCGCTGGTTCCTCGTCGCCCTCGTCGTCTATCACGTCCTCGCCTACGACCGGGTCTGGTGGCTTCTGACGAAGTGA
- a CDS encoding carbohydrate kinase family protein, with the protein MSPRQITVLGECVADAFTEPASTPNELALRVLPGGGPANTAVSLARLGTPARFLARLSGDVFGRLFRARLEASGVDLSSSVPAAEPSTLAVAELDAQGQAAFSFHAQNTADWQWTAEELARVDLSDTACVHTGSLALVQEPGAAAVEGFLAAAATRATISIDPNVRPLLVQPDVYRARLAHWCALADVLRLSEDDLELLLPGIPPAQACDIWHAAGARLVVITLGADGALASLDGERVKVPAVRTSVVDTVGAGDSFTAGLLHHLGTRGLLGGRLPELGLDDVAEACVFAARTAALTCSVAGPNPPWQSQLASQLEQLATAERA; encoded by the coding sequence ATGAGCCCGCGTCAGATCACCGTCCTTGGAGAGTGCGTCGCGGACGCGTTCACCGAACCCGCAAGCACTCCCAATGAACTCGCCCTGCGTGTACTACCGGGCGGCGGACCTGCGAATACGGCGGTTTCGCTGGCCCGACTCGGCACTCCGGCCCGCTTCCTCGCGCGCCTGTCCGGCGATGTGTTCGGCCGCTTGTTCCGTGCCCGCCTGGAGGCATCGGGGGTGGACTTGTCGAGCTCCGTCCCGGCCGCCGAACCCAGCACGCTCGCCGTGGCGGAGCTGGACGCCCAGGGGCAGGCCGCGTTCTCCTTCCACGCGCAGAACACGGCCGACTGGCAGTGGACGGCCGAGGAGCTGGCCCGGGTTGATCTGTCCGATACCGCCTGCGTGCACACCGGCTCCCTGGCCTTGGTCCAGGAGCCCGGCGCGGCAGCGGTCGAGGGCTTCCTGGCGGCTGCGGCCACCCGGGCGACCATCAGCATCGACCCCAATGTCCGGCCACTGCTCGTACAACCCGACGTCTATCGTGCCCGGTTGGCGCACTGGTGCGCCCTCGCCGATGTGCTGCGGCTGAGCGAGGACGACTTGGAGCTGCTGCTGCCGGGCATCCCGCCCGCGCAGGCATGCGACATCTGGCATGCGGCCGGTGCCCGGCTCGTCGTGATCACACTCGGCGCAGACGGCGCCTTGGCCTCACTCGACGGTGAACGGGTGAAGGTGCCCGCCGTGCGGACAAGTGTGGTGGACACCGTCGGGGCGGGGGACTCCTTCACGGCAGGGCTGCTGCACCACCTTGGCACCCGCGGACTTCTCGGTGGCCGGCTGCCGGAACTTGGCCTCGACGACGTCGCGGAAGCGTGCGTCTTCGCCGCTCGGACAGCGGCCCTGACCTGCTCGGTCGCCGGTCCCAACCCGCCGTGGCAGAGCCAGTTGGCGAGTCAGTTGGAGCAGCTCGCCACAGCAGAGCGCGCCTGA